One window of the Sparus aurata chromosome 17, fSpaAur1.1, whole genome shotgun sequence genome contains the following:
- the spmip4 gene encoding uncharacterized protein C7orf31 homolog — protein sequence MAEKMIKIATPKEHPYSSHISKFAMFPSFRSPDDPETGVRAAFQPFLNPLIPNCAPDMTLLSKTMGAPYRHEVLDTPMATRTKAATWNGEHGFLDQTRPLKGQNQVFYPAPPKTVLPNPKLRAWDLSLSERTSNMLRNLEKTHWVTSYQMHYTGSGPANPLKIDDFSDKMCDLTGMSSHSAPLSRQEANAARISDTERPLDLYNRPLSQGEMKANGEKSLHAKDESSRKMEPFRAGRNISSLNKSDVAKDMAGIESHDELSSGAAAEQEKLALGSVSKSCILPRPPVLPGIHPLDRCGEGAALSLLDVQSSFSKTTAHRNFNSSITRAAVNLRDNIVTGKKHDFYGINCHYLHG from the exons ATGGC ggagaaaatgataaagattGCAACTCCCAAAGAACATCCCTATTCATCCCACATCTCCAAGTTTGCAATGTTCCCATCATTCCGCTCTCCAGATGACCCTGAAACAGGAGTCAGAGCGGCCTTCCAACCTTTCCTCAATCCCCTGATCCCTAATTGTGCACCAGACATGACTCTGCTGAGCAAAACTATGG GTGCTCCATATAGACATGAGGTCTTGGATACACCCATGGCAACCAGGACGAAAGCTGCTACATGGAACGGAGAACATGGATTCCTGGAT CAAACAAGGCCATTGAAGGGACAGAACCAGGTCTTCTACCCTGCTCCTCCAAAGACAGTGCTGCCCAACCCGAAACTTCGTGCCTGGGATTTGTCATTATCTGAGCGGACGAGCAACATGCTAAGAAACCTGGAGAAGACTCACTGGGTCACCTCTTACCAAATGCACTACACAG GATCAGGGCCAGCCAATCCTCTCAAGATAGATGACTTCAGCGACAAGATGTGTGATCTCACTGGCATGAGCTCACACTCTGCACCACTG AGCCGCCAAGAGGCTAACGCTGCCCGGATCTCAGACACAGAGCGACCTCTGGACCTGTACAACCGCCCACTTTCCCAGGGAGAGATGAAGGCCAACGGAGAGAAAAGCCTGCATGCAAAGGACGAATCAAGCCGCAAAATGGAGCCTTTTAGAGCAGGAAGAAATATTTCTAGCTTGAATAAGTCAGATGTAGCTAAAGATATGGCAGGTATTGAATCACATGATGAGTTGTCATCAGGGGCAGCTGCAGAGCAGGAGAAGCTGGCGCTGGGGAGTGTCTCTAAGTCCTGCATCCTGCCCAGGCCTCCTGTCCTGCCAGGCATCCACCCATTGGACAGATGTGGAGAAGGTGCAGCTCTCAGCCTCCTGGATGTTCAGAGTTCATTCAGCAAGACGACGGCCCATCGCAACTTTAACAGCTCTATCACACGGGCTGCCGTGAACCTGAGGGACAACATAGTCACGGGGAAGAAACATGACTTCTATGGGATCAACTGTCACTACCTCCATGGTTAA